The DNA region GGGGTAATAAAAACCATAAAAAGTCAGGGTCCGGTTGTTGATTTCAATTTTTATATGAATAACACATACTTTACCCAGATAGGTAAACTATACCCTACCGAACTCAGCACCGGCTCATACGCTCAGCTGGCGGATACCGGTGTTGCTCCTATCCTTACGCAATTGCACCGCCCGGTATGTATCAAAATTAACGACCTTAATAATGACGGTACATCCGAAATTGTGGTATGTAACTTTGGCAATAAATTGGGAAGCTTATCGCTCTTTAAAAAGAACAAAGCCGGTAAATACATTGAAGATGTCTTATTGCCCTTGCCCGGCGCTATCAAGTGCTATATAAAAGATATGAATGGCGATGGCAAGAAAGACATTGTGGCTATGTTTTCGCAGGGGGACGAGAGCGTTTATATATTTTATCAAAAGGACAATCTTAAATTTAAAACTAAACGTGTGTTACGTTTCCCGCCTGATTACGGTACTACAGATATGGCCCTGGTTGATTATAACAATGATGGGCTTACTGATATTGTAACAGTACATGGCGATAATGCCGATTACTCCAATATTCTGAAGGCATATCATGGCATCAGGCTGCACATAAACCAGGGCGCCGATGTTTTTAAAGAAAAATTCTTTTACCCGATATATGGCGTAACCAGGGTTTTGGCTGAAGATTTTGACAAGGACGGCGATATTGATTTTGTGGCAACCTCCTTTTTTCCTGAATTTGGCAAGTTGGTAGATGAATCATTCGTTTACCTCGAAAACATTAATAAAGACCAATTTATCTTTAAACCTTACATTCAAAAAAGTGAGGTACCGATCAAAACCCTCACTCTTGAGAAAGCCGATATCGATGGCGATGGTGATATGGACATCATTACCGGCAACTTTGCCCAAAGCCCCGGCCCGGTTCCGGCAGCACTTGACGAAAAATGGAAATCGGCAAGGTACGGATTGAGCATCTTTTACAACCAGCTATACCAGCCAAAGAAGTAAGCCGTAAAAATAAACGTCGCTGTAAGACGATAACTCTAATGTAGCAAATTATTTAGGTGCCGATCCGGGATGTACCAAAGCCTCACAATTTTCTGTTGGGCTGATGTTGGCATATATTCACAACCTGTAAAACTATTGCGATTCGAGAAGGCGTTCAAAACGCTTATCGGGTATAAACCAACTGCCTGCTACCAGTACATAAATTACAACGCTTATAGTTGGGTTTAACCAGGTACATAAAATAGCAGCCGCATATAGTATCACAGAAACTTTCCCCTTAAAATCATTTCCGAAGGCCTTTGCTATCAAAGAGTCTTCTCCATGATGTTTAATGAGCATTAAGGCCAGGATG from Mucilaginibacter sp. SJ includes:
- a CDS encoding FG-GAP-like repeat-containing protein, with amino-acid sequence MRTRGTVLLLLFIITGLLGLNSFTVKTKSAAVAMDEEGRVLFLRHCTVCHLAPDPAGLTKEIWTGHVLPVMAARMGIIYPNYDPFKGLSDEEQAIVKKHNIIPEGPVCTDAEWVKIRDYIISNAPDSVSTDEKRLTRNSPLTQFVRQDVQIDNKAPSLITGLKYNGTTKTLWIGNFYNQVLNWQYNKGVIKTIKSQGPVVDFNFYMNNTYFTQIGKLYPTELSTGSYAQLADTGVAPILTQLHRPVCIKINDLNNDGTSEIVVCNFGNKLGSLSLFKKNKAGKYIEDVLLPLPGAIKCYIKDMNGDGKKDIVAMFSQGDESVYIFYQKDNLKFKTKRVLRFPPDYGTTDMALVDYNNDGLTDIVTVHGDNADYSNILKAYHGIRLHINQGADVFKEKFFYPIYGVTRVLAEDFDKDGDIDFVATSFFPEFGKLVDESFVYLENINKDQFIFKPYIQKSEVPIKTLTLEKADIDGDGDMDIITGNFAQSPGPVPAALDEKWKSARYGLSIFYNQLYQPKK